The following nucleotide sequence is from Desulfurobacterium indicum.
TAAGAAGTTTGATATAGCCATTCAGGGAGATGGGTTTTTTAAGATAGAACTTCCCGGAGGCGGAGAAGCTTACACGAGAGCCGGCGATTTTCAGGTGGATAATGAAGGTTATCTTGTTACGCCCGAAGGTTACCGTTTAAGTCCTAATATTCAGATTTCTTCTCCCGAAACAATAGTTAACGTGTCCATCAGTCCTAACGGAAATGTTTATGTTGTTAGAAACAGCGGAGGACAGGAGACAACCGAAGAAGTTGGTAAAATTAAACTTTACAAGTTTATAAATCCTGCCGGATTAAAATCTCTTGGTGGTAATCTTTATTCCCAGACAGATGCTTCAGGAGAGCCTATCGAGGGTGATCCCAACACTGACGGTTACGGAAAACTTCTTCAGGGATTTCTTGAAGCTTCCAACGTCAACATTGTTGAAGAAATGGTTAATCTAATTGTAGCTCAGCGCGCCTATGAGATAAATTCAAAAGGTATTACGACAGCTGATGATATGCTTCGTGTTGTCAGTTCTCTTAAATCATAAATTTTGAGAGGATACATTTTGCGTTCTTTCCTCTTTGCTCTTGCTGTTCTTTTCTTAACGGTTTTACCGGCAAGCGGCGAAACCGTTAGAGATTTTATAAAGGATTATGTGAGAGACCATTTTCCGGGAAAAGCTATTGTTTTTATCAGTGCTCCGGATAAAGACATTAATCCGAAAAAAACGGAAGTTACTCTTACTTCAGAGGATAGATATTACCTTCGCTTTAGACTTTATGTAAAGAACAACAGTGGTGAAGACATTATTCCCGTGAATGTAAGAGTAGCGAATTTAAAACCTGTTGTTGTCGCTGCTCATGATATTTTGCCAAAAAGCCTTATAAAGTTAGATGATTTAAAAGTGAAAAAAGTAACGGAGAGCAGAGCCTCTTTAGGATTTAGCTCTATTGACGATGTTGTCGGAAAGAGAGCGAAAAGGCTCATAAAAGCCGGTTTTATAATAAAGCCTTCCGATGTTATGCCTGATTACAGGGTTTTTAAAAATGCGCCGGTAAAAGTTATCTATGTCTCCGGTAATATAAGAATTGAGATGGTTGGTCAGGCACTACAAAATGGCGCTTTAGGGGATATAATAGAGGTTAAAAATATATCTACCGGGAAGAAACTGCTATGCAAGGTTATAGGAAATGGTGTTGTGGAATTTGTGCCCTGATTTTGTTCCTTTCAGGATGCGCAAGTAATCCGCCGGTGAAAAAGGAATTAGTTTATAAACCACCGCCTCCACCAATAGAAGAGGCGAAACCGCTTTCAAAAGGTTCTCTTTACACTGGTTATGATAATCTCTTTTCTGATCCC
It contains:
- the flgA gene encoding flagellar basal body P-ring formation chaperone FlgA, which gives rise to MRSFLFALAVLFLTVLPASGETVRDFIKDYVRDHFPGKAIVFISAPDKDINPKKTEVTLTSEDRYYLRFRLYVKNNSGEDIIPVNVRVANLKPVVVAAHDILPKSLIKLDDLKVKKVTESRASLGFSSIDDVVGKRAKRLIKAGFIIKPSDVMPDYRVFKNAPVKVIYVSGNIRIEMVGQALQNGALGDIIEVKNISTGKKLLCKVIGNGVVEFVP
- the flgG gene encoding flagellar basal-body rod protein FlgG gives rise to the protein MIRALWTSASGMEAQQTNLDVISNNIANVNTIGFKRSRANFEDLMYQTIKDPGVMSSDENMVPTGIQIGLGVKLSDVSKIFTQGSLIKTDKKFDIAIQGDGFFKIELPGGGEAYTRAGDFQVDNEGYLVTPEGYRLSPNIQISSPETIVNVSISPNGNVYVVRNSGGQETTEEVGKIKLYKFINPAGLKSLGGNLYSQTDASGEPIEGDPNTDGYGKLLQGFLEASNVNIVEEMVNLIVAQRAYEINSKGITTADDMLRVVSSLKS